The stretch of DNA TTGGATGCAAATAACCCTGCAGCGACAGTCTTTTTGGAAGCAGCTGGGACTATCGGCTATAAGATGTTCGGCTTGATCCTATGGGCTGCGGGTATTACGTCGGTGATTGGTGCTGCCTATACCTCTGTTTCTTTCTTGAAAACCTTGTCCAAGAGCGTTGAGCGTCATCAGAAGCTCGTGACCATTGGTTTCATCGTCGTTTCGACAGTGATCATGGTCTTGGTGGGCCAACCTGCCACACTGCTTGTCATTGCAGGTGCGGTGAACGGTTTGATCCTGCCGATTGGTTTAGGCGTATTGCTGATCGCAGCTTATAAGAAATCCATTGTCGGTGATTATAAACATCCATTATGGCTGACGATCTTTGGGGCAATTGTATTTGTCGCAACGGCATATTTGGCGATTGTCACATTGATTGATAAAGTACCGCAGCTGTTCTAATTCGAGAAGGAGGTCCCAAAAATGAAGCTTACCTATAATCCATTAGGGGATACGGGCATCCAGCTTGTTTTCGGGCAGACGATCTCAGAGGAAACAAATCAGGAAATCCGGATGTTTGCAGAGCTGTTGAAACAGGAGCGGATCGAGGGGATCATCGAATGGGTGCCGGCATATACGACATTATCCATTTTTTATCGCCCTGATAAAATCCGCTATCAAGCGCTGCTGGAACAATTGGAGCGTCTATATGAAAATATGCAAGGAGGAGTGGCTGAGGCTGCTTCTCTTGTTTATGAGATTCCGACCTATTATGGCGGGGAGACTGGTCCTGATTTGGATTTCGTCGCGGATCATAATGGCCTGACGGCAGATGAGGTCATCCGTATCCATTCGAGTCGGGATTATTTGATTTATATGATGGGGTTTGTCCCTGGATTCCCTTATCTGGGCGGGATGCCTGAAGAAATTGCCACCCCGCGCCGTGAGGATCCCCGTGCGAAGATCGCCGCGGGTTCAGTCGGCATCGCAGGATCGCAGACCGGCGTTTATCCGTTGGAAACACCGGGCGGCTGGCAGATCATCGGCCAGACGCCGGTGAGATTATATGATCCAGGCCGTGAGGAGCCGATTTTATTATCCTCCGGTCATTATCTGCGGTTTGTGCCGATTTCAAAAGAAGAATACGATGATATTGCGGCAGCAGTCCAGCTTGGGGAATATAGGATTGTCAGTAAGGAAAAGTAAGGAGGTACTGGTATGAAGACAATCGATCTTAACAGCGACTTGGGCGAAAGCTTTGGTGCCTACACGATCGGCAATGATGAGGAAGTACTGAAATACATATCATCCGCCAATATTGCGTGCGGATTCCATGCGGGGGATCATAATGTCATGCTGGAAACGGTCAAAACAGCAGCTAGCCTTGGAGTGGGCATCGGTGCTCATCCAGGCTTCCCTGATTTGGCAGGATTCGGCCGCCGCGAGATGAAATTGCCGCCGGATGAAATCCATAACCTTGTGGTCTACCAGGTAGGAGCGATCCAAGCGGCAGCGAGGGCTTGCGGTACCTGCGTCCAGCATGTGAAGCCGCATGGGGCGCTTTATAATATAGCTTCGAAGGATTCGACCATGGCAGAAGCGATTGCAAAAGCAGTGCATGCGGTCGATCCTGATTTGGTTTTATTCGGACTGGCGGGCGGTGAGCTTGTACGCGCAGGAAAAAGGGTCGGCCTGCGTGTGGCGCAAGAGGTCTTTGCGGACAGGACGTATCAGCCGGATGGAACGCTGACACCCCGTTCGCAGGCAAATGCGATGATTCATGATGTGGCGATTGCGGTCGATCGCGTCATCCGTATGATCCGAGAAGGAAAGGTGACCGCTGTGGATGGCGAGGATATCTCTATTCAAGCGGATACGATTTGTGTGCATGGAGATGAGCCGGAAGCGTTGCGATTTGTCCAGCAGCTCCGGGAGAGACTGCAGGCAGAACAGATAGAGATCCGGAATTTCGGAGTGGGAAGACATGAGTGAAAAGCTGTTTCAAGTGATCAAGCCGGGGCTGATGACGACTTTCCAGGATCTCGGCCGGACTGGCTATCAGGAATACGGTGTTGTCGTAGCTGGTGCCATGGATGATTTTTCCCTCCAAATCGCCAATCTGCTCGTCGGGAACGGTCGGGATGAGGCAGGACTTGAGGTGACGATGATGGGTCCGGCACTCAAGGTGCTGAAGGATGCTGTCATTGCCATCACGGGAGGGAATTTGTCCCCGAGGGTGAATGGCCAGCCTGCGCCGATGTGGAAGAGCTTCGCTGTCAAAGAAGGGCAGCTGATTGAATTCGGACAGCCGCTGGAAGGGATCCGGTCCTATATCAGTGTGGCTGGCGGCTTCGACTTGCCGGAGGTCATGGGCAGCAAATCCACATTCCTGAAGGCAAAGATCGGCGGGCTGAACGGACGTGCACTGGAGAAGGAAGATATACTGTATGCTGCGGGTGATACACACGCGATTACGGGACGTTCCCTCCATTATGATGAGATCCCGAAATATCAGAAGGAGATCAATGTACGTGTCATCCTTGGGCCGCATCAGGAGGCCTTTACAGACGAGGCGATCCAGACCTTCCTGACTTCTGCATATGAAATCACCCCGCAATCAGATCGAATGGGCTTTCGTTTGAATGGACCGGAACTGGCGCATAGAACGACCGCTGATATCATTTCCGAAGCAATCCCGCTCGGCGGAATCCAAGTGCCGGCCAATGGCCAGCCGATCATCCTGATGGCGGATCGGCAGACGACCGGAGGATACACGCGAATTGCAACGGTGATTGCGGCGGACATTCCGTTGCTCGCACAGGCTGCACCGGGAGCTGTGGTCCGGTTCGAAGAAATAGATGTCAAGGAGGCGCAAGCCCTTAATCTTAAAAGAGCAAAAATAATTCGAGTCCTTGAGAAAATAACGTAAATGGGATTTTTCTAAAAAATCTCAACTAAATTCCTTTTACTCCGATATATGAGGTACTAAATACTTTATTGAGGAGAAACTGATGACTGTTAAGATTGCATGTTATGGTTCTTGCATTACTAGGGATAACTTCAACTCGAAGCTGAATAAAAATTATAAAGAGAGGTATGAATGTGTTGCTACCTCTTTGCATACGTCGATAATCAGTCTGGTTTCACCACAAGTTCCTTTTGATGAAGCGAAGTTGGACCATGTGGATATCAAGAGTGCTGACAGGAATAAACGCATTGTCATGGAGGAGCTGAACAGGACTTTCTTGGATGACTTAAAAGAGAGCCAGCCAGATTATTTGATCATGGATTTCTTCCCGGATATCTATTTTGGAGTAGTCTTCTCGCAAGACCGCATCTTCACAAATAATGACTGGTATATAACAAGAACCTCTTTTTACAGGGAGATGCAAGAAAAGTTCATCCTGGACATCGGAGACAATTCGACCGAGTATTTGAGCGTTTGGTTACCATCCATCCACAAGTTCATGGAATTT from Terribacillus sp. FSL K6-0262 encodes:
- the pxpB gene encoding 5-oxoprolinase subunit PxpB; translation: MKLTYNPLGDTGIQLVFGQTISEETNQEIRMFAELLKQERIEGIIEWVPAYTTLSIFYRPDKIRYQALLEQLERLYENMQGGVAEAASLVYEIPTYYGGETGPDLDFVADHNGLTADEVIRIHSSRDYLIYMMGFVPGFPYLGGMPEEIATPRREDPRAKIAAGSVGIAGSQTGVYPLETPGGWQIIGQTPVRLYDPGREEPILLSSGHYLRFVPISKEEYDDIAAAVQLGEYRIVSKEK
- a CDS encoding 5-oxoprolinase subunit PxpA — its product is MKTIDLNSDLGESFGAYTIGNDEEVLKYISSANIACGFHAGDHNVMLETVKTAASLGVGIGAHPGFPDLAGFGRREMKLPPDEIHNLVVYQVGAIQAAARACGTCVQHVKPHGALYNIASKDSTMAEAIAKAVHAVDPDLVLFGLAGGELVRAGKRVGLRVAQEVFADRTYQPDGTLTPRSQANAMIHDVAIAVDRVIRMIREGKVTAVDGEDISIQADTICVHGDEPEALRFVQQLRERLQAEQIEIRNFGVGRHE
- a CDS encoding biotin-dependent carboxyltransferase family protein, translating into MSEKLFQVIKPGLMTTFQDLGRTGYQEYGVVVAGAMDDFSLQIANLLVGNGRDEAGLEVTMMGPALKVLKDAVIAITGGNLSPRVNGQPAPMWKSFAVKEGQLIEFGQPLEGIRSYISVAGGFDLPEVMGSKSTFLKAKIGGLNGRALEKEDILYAAGDTHAITGRSLHYDEIPKYQKEINVRVILGPHQEAFTDEAIQTFLTSAYEITPQSDRMGFRLNGPELAHRTTADIISEAIPLGGIQVPANGQPIILMADRQTTGGYTRIATVIAADIPLLAQAAPGAVVRFEEIDVKEAQALNLKRAKIIRVLEKIT
- a CDS encoding DUF6270 domain-containing protein; amino-acid sequence: MTVKIACYGSCITRDNFNSKLNKNYKERYECVATSLHTSIISLVSPQVPFDEAKLDHVDIKSADRNKRIVMEELNRTFLDDLKESQPDYLIMDFFPDIYFGVVFSQDRIFTNNDWYITRTSFYREMQEKFILDIGDNSTEYLSVWLPSIHKFMEFVKEHVPNCEVIINKGRFSNRLMRDDGNISYLTPFDGYNEVWNVLDNFVVSKYDLKYIELDHSEYYISSKPTLGWDIFQLHYQDDYYHDFLKQLDGTIRHNAGMNA